In the genome of Actinomadura graeca, one region contains:
- a CDS encoding CU044_2847 family protein, which yields MTELQRWDTDSGTIVVEGDDEMVGFAPVVRNPGEVARVVNVRFEEALKTFRDSAASALTVFRDDALRPDEIEIEFGLKLNAEAGAVLAKAAAEGHLKVTLRWAKDEAPGA from the coding sequence GTGACCGAGCTCCAGCGGTGGGACACCGACTCCGGGACGATCGTCGTCGAGGGGGACGACGAGATGGTCGGCTTCGCGCCGGTGGTGCGGAACCCGGGTGAGGTCGCGCGGGTGGTGAACGTGCGGTTCGAGGAGGCGCTGAAGACCTTCCGCGACTCCGCGGCCTCGGCGCTCACGGTCTTCCGCGACGACGCCCTGCGCCCCGACGAGATCGAGATCGAGTTCGGGCTGAAGCTGAACGCGGAGGCGGGCGCCGTGCTGGCGAAGGCCGCCGCCGAGGGCCACCTCAAGGTGACGTTGCGCTGGGCGAAAGACGAGGCGCCGGGGGCGTGA